One Diceros bicornis minor isolate mBicDic1 chromosome 26, mDicBic1.mat.cur, whole genome shotgun sequence DNA segment encodes these proteins:
- the NTAN1 gene encoding protein N-terminal asparagine amidohydrolase isoform X2, with translation MNSIKSFSDHAQCGRLEVHLVGGFSDDRQLSQKLTHQLLSEFDRQEDDIHLVTLCVTELNDREENENHFPIIYGIAVNIKTAEIYRASFQDRGPEEELRAARALTGGPMISIYDAKTEQLRIGPYSWMPFPHVDFWLQQDDKQILENLSTSPLAEPPHFVEHIRSTLMFLKKYPSPTNTLFPGNKALLYKKNEDGLWEKISSPGS, from the exons ATGAACTCCATAAAATCCTTTTCCGACCACgctcagtgtggaag GCTGGAAGTGCACCTCGTGGGAGGCTTCAGTGACGATAGGCAGTTGTCACAAAAACTTACTCATCAACTTCTTA GTGAATTTGACAGACAAGAAGATGATATTCACTTAGTGACATTATGTGTGACAG aattaaatgaccgggaagaaaatgaaaaccacttTCCGATAATTTATGGCATTG CTGTCAACATAAAAACTGCAGAGATTTACAGAGCCTCCTTCCAAGATCGAGGTCCGGAGGAGGAGCTGCGGGCTGCACGAGCTTTAACAGGAGGACCA aTGATTAGTATTTACGATGCAAAGACAGAACAACTTCGTATAGGACCATATTCCTGGATGCCATTTCCACATGTGGATTTCTGGTTGCAGCAGGATGATAAGCAAATACTAGAG AACCTTTCCACTTCACCTCTGGCTGAGCCCCCCCACTTTGTTGAACATATTAGATCTAccttgatgtttttaaaaaaatacccatCTCCAACTAACACGCTGTTTCCTGGAAATAAAGCTCTCCTctacaaaaaaaatgaagatggcTTATGGGAAAAGATCTCTTCTCCAGGAAGCTAA
- the NTAN1 gene encoding protein N-terminal asparagine amidohydrolase isoform X1, producing MPLLVEGRRVRLPQSAGDLVRAHPPLEERARLLRGQSVQQVGPQGLLYVQQRELAVTSPKDGSISILGSDDATTCHIVVLRHTGNGATCLTHCDGTDTKAEVPLIMNSIKSFSDHAQCGRLEVHLVGGFSDDRQLSQKLTHQLLSEFDRQEDDIHLVTLCVTELNDREENENHFPIIYGIAVNIKTAEIYRASFQDRGPEEELRAARALTGGPMISIYDAKTEQLRIGPYSWMPFPHVDFWLQQDDKQILENLSTSPLAEPPHFVEHIRSTLMFLKKYPSPTNTLFPGNKALLYKKNEDGLWEKISSPGS from the exons ATGCCGCTGCTGGTCGAGGGGCGGCGAGTGCGGCTGCCGCAGTCCGCCGGGGACCTCGTCCGAGCTCACCCGCCTCTGGAG gAAAGAGCCAGACTTCTCAGAGGTCAGTCTGTTCAACAAGTGGGACCCCAGGGCCTTCTGTATGTTCAGCAAAGAGAGCTTGCAGTGACCTCCCCAAAGGATG gcTCCATCTCCATTCTGGGTTCTGATGATGCCACCACTTGTCACATTGTGGTCCTGAGGCACACAG GTAATGGGGCTACCTGCTTGACACATTGTGATGGAACCGACACCAAAGCTGAGGTCCCCTTGATCATGAACTCCATAAAATCCTTTTCCGACCACgctcagtgtggaag GCTGGAAGTGCACCTCGTGGGAGGCTTCAGTGACGATAGGCAGTTGTCACAAAAACTTACTCATCAACTTCTTA GTGAATTTGACAGACAAGAAGATGATATTCACTTAGTGACATTATGTGTGACAG aattaaatgaccgggaagaaaatgaaaaccacttTCCGATAATTTATGGCATTG CTGTCAACATAAAAACTGCAGAGATTTACAGAGCCTCCTTCCAAGATCGAGGTCCGGAGGAGGAGCTGCGGGCTGCACGAGCTTTAACAGGAGGACCA aTGATTAGTATTTACGATGCAAAGACAGAACAACTTCGTATAGGACCATATTCCTGGATGCCATTTCCACATGTGGATTTCTGGTTGCAGCAGGATGATAAGCAAATACTAGAG AACCTTTCCACTTCACCTCTGGCTGAGCCCCCCCACTTTGTTGAACATATTAGATCTAccttgatgtttttaaaaaaatacccatCTCCAACTAACACGCTGTTTCCTGGAAATAAAGCTCTCCTctacaaaaaaaatgaagatggcTTATGGGAAAAGATCTCTTCTCCAGGAAGCTAA